From a region of the Neobacillus niacini genome:
- a CDS encoding biotin--[acetyl-CoA-carboxylase] ligase produces the protein MQSQLRKDLLDAFTNAGEAYLSGQRIAELIGCSRTAVWKHIEELRKEGFELEAVRRKGYRIVRTTEKITADELRLGLKTNFIGKNVHYEESVESTQKIAHRLAYDNAPEGTVIIAEEQVSGRGRMDRKWHSPKYTGVWMSIILRPNIPLPKAPQLTLLAAVAIVQAIEDLTDLLPEIKWPNDILIRGKKVTGILTELEAEADRINSVIIGIGMNVNQTIEDFPSELQEIATSLFLEKGEKVSRSHLIKGIFMNLEKLYLLYLEEGFLPIKLLWEGYAISIGKKITARTLSNSITGTAQGITDDGVLIMVDDHGKTHHVYSADIEL, from the coding sequence GTGCAATCACAACTGAGGAAAGACTTGCTTGATGCCTTCACAAATGCCGGAGAAGCCTACTTATCAGGGCAGCGGATTGCAGAATTAATTGGCTGCTCTAGGACGGCTGTCTGGAAACATATTGAAGAGCTTCGCAAAGAAGGTTTTGAATTAGAAGCTGTACGACGAAAAGGATACCGGATTGTGAGAACAACCGAAAAGATAACTGCTGATGAATTAAGACTTGGACTAAAAACAAATTTCATCGGTAAAAACGTTCATTATGAGGAAAGCGTTGAATCCACTCAAAAAATAGCACACCGATTAGCATATGATAATGCACCTGAAGGTACAGTTATTATCGCAGAAGAACAGGTATCAGGGCGTGGTAGAATGGATCGAAAATGGCACTCACCAAAGTATACGGGTGTTTGGATGAGTATAATTCTCAGGCCAAATATCCCACTGCCAAAGGCTCCTCAATTAACCCTGTTAGCAGCGGTAGCAATTGTCCAAGCAATTGAAGACCTTACCGATTTACTGCCGGAAATAAAATGGCCAAATGACATCCTCATAAGAGGGAAAAAGGTAACAGGTATACTAACAGAACTTGAAGCAGAAGCAGATCGTATCAATTCAGTCATTATCGGAATCGGAATGAATGTTAATCAAACAATAGAAGATTTCCCTAGTGAGCTGCAGGAGATAGCCACCTCACTGTTCCTTGAAAAAGGCGAAAAAGTATCCCGATCTCACCTAATCAAGGGTATCTTTATGAACCTGGAAAAATTGTATCTCCTATATTTAGAAGAAGGTTTTCTTCCCATAAAGCTTCTATGGGAAGGTTATGCCATAAGTATTGGCAAAAAAATAACAGCCCGTACCTTATCTAATTCTATTACCGGTACCGCACAAGGTATTACAGATGATGGAGTTTTAATAATGGTAGACGACCATGGCAAAACACACCACGTTTACTCCGCGGATATAGAACTATAA
- the panB gene encoding 3-methyl-2-oxobutanoate hydroxymethyltransferase: MKQSTDFLKMKESKEKIVMLTAYDYPSAKQAEQAEVDIILVGDSLGMVVLGYDSTVPVTMEDMIHHTKAVKRGAKNTFIVVDMPFLSYHLSVRDTLLNAGRLIQETGAHAVKLEGADEVIDQIAALTKAGIPVCGHLGLTPQSVGVLGGYKVQGKDAKDAMKLLHDAKKCEEAGAFAIVLECVPKQLAEEVAKNVTIPIIGIGAGVDVDGQVLVYHDILGYGVERVPKFVKQYYSLNPFIIESIQSYVKEVKSEQFPEDRHSYTMKERELSGLYGGLK, translated from the coding sequence GTGAAGCAAAGTACAGATTTCTTGAAAATGAAAGAAAGCAAGGAAAAAATCGTCATGCTTACTGCTTATGATTACCCGTCTGCGAAACAGGCCGAGCAAGCAGAGGTGGATATAATTTTAGTTGGAGACTCTCTCGGTATGGTGGTACTTGGATACGACTCTACAGTACCAGTGACGATGGAAGACATGATTCATCATACAAAAGCAGTGAAAAGAGGAGCTAAAAACACGTTTATTGTTGTTGATATGCCGTTTTTAAGCTATCATTTATCCGTTCGGGATACTTTACTGAACGCCGGCCGATTAATTCAAGAGACGGGTGCTCACGCTGTAAAGTTAGAGGGAGCGGATGAAGTAATTGACCAAATTGCAGCTCTTACAAAGGCTGGTATTCCAGTTTGCGGCCATCTTGGATTAACCCCGCAGTCTGTTGGTGTATTGGGCGGTTATAAAGTTCAAGGAAAAGATGCTAAAGATGCAATGAAATTGCTGCATGACGCAAAAAAATGTGAGGAAGCGGGGGCATTCGCTATTGTACTAGAATGTGTGCCAAAGCAGCTTGCTGAGGAAGTAGCTAAGAATGTAACCATTCCTATAATCGGTATTGGTGCAGGGGTGGATGTAGACGGACAGGTACTCGTCTATCACGATATCTTAGGGTATGGTGTGGAGAGGGTGCCTAAGTTTGTAAAGCAATATTACTCCCTAAATCCATTTATTATTGAATCCATTCAATCCTACGTAAAAGAAGTAAAGTCGGAGCAATTTCCAGAGGATAGGCACTCTTATACAATGAAAGAGAGAGAGCTCAGCGGGCTTTACGGAGGATTAAAATGA
- the panC gene encoding pantoate--beta-alanine ligase encodes MRVVTTIQDMQTKIIKLKSQSKSIGFVPTMGFLHEGHLTLLKRAREENDIVVLSIFVNPLQFGPTEDFSTYPRDFERDRSLAECEGVDFLFYPSVEEMYPHSSSVRVIVQERTEVLCGKSRPGHFDGVATVLTKLFNIVLPTRAYFGKKDAQQVAVVDGLITDFNFPIQLIPVDIVREEDGLAKSSRNVNLLPDERRQAATLYKSLAAAKEIIEAGERNPRTIKNLISNMITSETDGQIDYAEIYSYPQLKALDNLEGTCIIAIAVKFSKVRLIDNIILEVSKEIGGVK; translated from the coding sequence ATGAGAGTCGTTACCACAATACAAGATATGCAAACTAAAATAATAAAACTGAAATCTCAATCCAAATCAATCGGATTTGTGCCAACCATGGGGTTTTTACATGAGGGTCATTTAACTTTATTAAAAAGAGCAAGAGAAGAAAATGACATTGTGGTGTTGAGTATCTTTGTAAATCCATTGCAATTTGGTCCGACAGAGGATTTTTCAACCTACCCTAGAGATTTTGAGAGAGATCGATCCTTGGCAGAATGCGAAGGAGTAGACTTCCTTTTTTATCCTTCAGTAGAGGAAATGTATCCGCATTCTTCATCAGTTAGAGTGATCGTTCAGGAACGTACAGAGGTTTTATGCGGGAAATCTAGACCTGGCCATTTTGATGGTGTTGCTACTGTTTTAACAAAGCTTTTTAATATTGTGCTGCCCACAAGAGCTTATTTTGGCAAGAAGGATGCCCAACAAGTGGCTGTTGTAGACGGACTAATTACGGATTTCAACTTTCCGATACAATTAATTCCTGTAGATATTGTTCGTGAAGAAGATGGCCTTGCGAAAAGCTCACGCAACGTTAATTTATTGCCCGATGAGAGACGTCAAGCTGCAACTCTATATAAAAGCTTAGCCGCAGCTAAGGAGATCATAGAGGCTGGGGAACGGAACCCTCGGACAATAAAGAATTTAATTTCAAACATGATTACTTCAGAAACCGATGGACAAATTGATTATGCAGAAATCTATTCGTATCCTCAGTTAAAAGCATTGGACAATCTAGAGGGTACCTGTATCATTGCGATTGCAGTTAAATTTTCAAAAGTTCGCTTAATAGATAACATCATCCTAGAGGTCAGCAAGGAAATTGGGGGAGTAAAATAA
- the panD gene encoding aspartate 1-decarboxylase, which yields MFRHMMNGKIHRATVTEANLNYVGSITIDEDLLDAVGMVANEKVQIVNNNNGARLETYIIPGERGSGVICLNGAAARLVQKGDIVIIISYCLVADEKVQSHQPKVAIMDEHNRIKELIYAEPALTIM from the coding sequence ATGTTTCGCCATATGATGAATGGAAAAATCCACCGTGCTACGGTAACGGAAGCTAATCTAAATTATGTTGGCAGTATTACGATAGATGAAGATTTACTAGATGCTGTTGGTATGGTTGCAAATGAAAAGGTTCAAATTGTTAATAACAATAATGGTGCCAGACTTGAAACATATATTATCCCAGGTGAGAGAGGCAGTGGTGTCATTTGTTTAAATGGTGCTGCAGCACGGCTTGTGCAAAAAGGGGATATTGTGATTATCATCTCCTATTGCTTAGTAGCTGATGAAAAAGTCCAAAGCCATCAGCCTAAGGTTGCCATTATGGATGAACATAACAGAATAAAAGAACTAATTTATGCTGAACCAGCATTAACGATTATGTAA
- the dinG gene encoding ATP-dependent DNA helicase DinG, which produces MINKFVVVDLETTGNNPKKGDKIIQFAAVVIEDGKITESFSSLVNPQRPIPAFIEELTGLEDNMVKDAPLFTEIAPKVNSLLEGAYFVAHNVLFDLSFLQEELIQAGFEGFYGSVLDTVEMARIIFPTADGYKLSDLAVREDLQHDRPHQADSDAQVTAELFLILVNRLSQLPELTLRQLSQLSGGLKSDLQQLIDEIILELDQTSVSWQESLEICNHTFALKKPLSISVLTNRQYQEDDQYPSSEDEKVVMVKKAFTNFEKRIGQFQMMDGVYRSFHSGKHTLIEAGTGVGKSLGYLLPVAYISKQHKQPIVVSTHTIQLQEQIIYKEIPLLAKILPFEIKCVLLKGRNHYISLEKFALSLLEENDNYDTTLTKMQILVWLTETNTGDRDELNLSSGGNIFWNKIKNEQTVFSMNKTWQEKDFYLRAQSEAQNADIIITNHSLLLSNLSSETSILPNFDYAVIDEGHHFEKVASQYFGRSLDYLTTRLLLNQFGQYEQRMLFYELEMILDSLKTAREEVLETGKINQLAADLSYEMDEFFKLTALYAKTNSAERRGINRAKVRFTNNDGGKERNALVHSAERFAFLLKDLQTAITHRLELIKKSNGALTSKQKGKLEEIISFRNELEELRLTVQDCFIKKSDDVKWIEIDFRSQQNVTTFYAQPAFVSASLKERFFNIKRGVVLTSATLTVNHSFDYVINEIGLEKDNTLTMVIPSPFDYKNQVQLLIPEDLPEVNATSLEDYVIAITEHIITIAEATKGRMLILFTAHDMLKKTYELIKESGFLNDFAMIAQGITSGSRSRLTRNFQRYDKAILLGTSSFWEGVDIPGEDLSCLVIVRLPFSPPDEPLTEAKCQVIKQRGGNAFTEYSLPEAILRFKQGFGRLIRTEKDRGIMLVFDKRITTTKYGKAFLKSIPDVPMKKGNIDELVEIIYKWL; this is translated from the coding sequence ATGATAAATAAATTTGTTGTGGTGGATTTAGAAACTACAGGAAATAACCCTAAAAAAGGGGATAAAATAATCCAATTTGCTGCTGTGGTCATTGAAGACGGGAAAATCACGGAAAGCTTCTCATCATTAGTCAATCCCCAAAGGCCAATCCCAGCTTTTATTGAAGAATTAACAGGCTTAGAGGATAACATGGTAAAAGATGCACCATTATTTACAGAAATAGCCCCAAAGGTTAACTCCTTATTAGAAGGTGCTTATTTCGTTGCTCATAATGTTTTATTTGATTTGTCCTTTTTGCAGGAAGAATTAATTCAAGCAGGATTTGAAGGCTTCTATGGGTCAGTCTTAGATACAGTTGAAATGGCGAGGATCATATTCCCTACTGCAGATGGCTATAAGTTGTCAGACCTGGCGGTTAGAGAGGACTTGCAACATGATCGCCCTCACCAGGCTGATAGTGATGCTCAAGTAACGGCAGAGCTTTTTCTAATTCTTGTAAATCGGTTATCTCAATTACCTGAATTGACTCTGCGTCAGCTTTCGCAGCTTTCAGGAGGGCTAAAAAGTGATTTGCAACAATTGATAGATGAAATTATTTTAGAATTAGACCAGACAAGTGTGAGTTGGCAGGAATCGCTTGAAATATGCAACCATACTTTTGCATTGAAAAAACCTCTCAGCATTTCAGTGTTAACAAACAGGCAGTATCAGGAAGATGACCAATATCCATCCAGTGAAGATGAAAAAGTCGTAATGGTAAAAAAGGCTTTTACTAACTTCGAAAAGAGAATAGGTCAATTTCAAATGATGGACGGGGTTTACCGTAGTTTCCATTCAGGGAAACATACTCTGATAGAGGCTGGAACCGGTGTTGGAAAATCTCTAGGATACCTGCTTCCGGTTGCATATATCTCAAAACAGCATAAACAGCCAATTGTAGTGAGCACACATACGATTCAGCTTCAAGAGCAAATTATTTACAAAGAAATTCCTTTATTAGCAAAAATCCTTCCTTTTGAAATAAAGTGCGTTTTGTTAAAAGGGAGAAATCATTATATTAGCTTGGAGAAATTTGCACTGTCCTTGTTAGAGGAAAATGACAATTACGATACCACGTTAACTAAAATGCAAATTCTCGTTTGGCTGACAGAAACCAATACAGGCGATCGAGATGAGTTAAATCTCTCAAGCGGAGGAAATATTTTTTGGAATAAAATTAAAAATGAACAAACCGTTTTTTCGATGAATAAAACTTGGCAGGAGAAAGATTTTTATTTACGGGCCCAAAGCGAAGCACAGAATGCGGACATCATTATTACCAATCATTCACTGCTATTAAGCAATCTTTCATCGGAAACATCCATATTGCCTAATTTTGATTATGCTGTCATTGACGAAGGACATCATTTCGAGAAGGTGGCAAGTCAATACTTTGGCCGTTCATTAGACTACTTAACAACTCGTCTGCTTCTAAATCAATTTGGGCAATATGAGCAACGCATGCTTTTTTATGAGCTCGAAATGATCCTTGATTCTTTAAAAACTGCCAGGGAAGAAGTACTAGAGACAGGAAAAATAAATCAACTTGCCGCTGATCTTTCCTATGAGATGGATGAGTTTTTTAAACTGACAGCCCTTTATGCAAAAACAAATTCTGCAGAAAGAAGGGGCATAAACCGAGCGAAGGTACGTTTCACAAATAACGATGGTGGTAAAGAAAGAAATGCGCTTGTCCATAGTGCCGAGCGTTTCGCCTTCCTTTTGAAAGACCTCCAAACAGCGATAACACATCGTTTAGAGCTGATAAAGAAAAGTAATGGGGCACTAACGAGTAAGCAAAAAGGAAAACTGGAGGAAATTATATCCTTTAGAAATGAACTAGAAGAGCTGAGATTGACCGTGCAAGATTGCTTTATTAAAAAGTCCGACGATGTTAAGTGGATAGAAATAGACTTCCGTTCACAACAGAATGTAACGACCTTCTATGCCCAGCCTGCATTTGTATCAGCTTCGCTAAAAGAGAGGTTTTTTAACATTAAAAGGGGAGTTGTGTTAACTTCGGCCACTCTAACTGTTAATCATTCATTTGATTACGTTATAAACGAAATCGGACTTGAGAAAGACAATACTTTGACAATGGTCATCCCGTCTCCTTTCGATTATAAAAATCAGGTTCAGCTTTTAATTCCTGAGGATTTGCCAGAAGTAAATGCAACAAGTCTAGAAGATTACGTGATTGCGATTACCGAGCATATTATAACAATTGCTGAAGCAACAAAAGGAAGAATGTTGATTCTCTTCACGGCTCACGACATGTTAAAGAAAACCTATGAGCTTATTAAAGAAAGTGGATTCCTCAATGACTTTGCGATGATTGCTCAAGGGATTACCAGTGGCAGCCGATCAAGGCTAACTAGGAATTTCCAAAGGTATGATAAAGCCATATTGCTGGGAACAAGTAGCTTCTGGGAAGGTGTAGATATCCCTGGAGAGGATTTATCCTGCTTGGTAATTGTCAGATTGCCATTTAGTCCGCCTGACGAACCCCTGACAGAAGCAAAGTGTCAAGTAATCAAACAAAGGGGTGGTAATGCCTTTACGGAGTATTCATTACCAGAAGCGATTCTCAGATTTAAACAGGGCTTTGGACGTTTAATTCGTACTGAAAAAGATCGTGGAATTATGTTGGTTTTTGATAAGAGGATTACTACCACGAAATACGGTAAGGCTTTTCTAAAATCTATACCAGATGTACCGATGAAAAAGGGAAATATCGATGAGTTGGTTGAAATAATATACAAATGGTTATAA
- a CDS encoding ATP-dependent DNA helicase has protein sequence MKWLLLMAAIFFQFTSIGSASSFEYGNVESIDLNLNDHEIAVTFLGLGDGEATLIQGSNGENILVNMGGEETGEDLSEILKTYGVKEVSTLIITNRQNLFVDQLTQIISKYNVKKLISTPEITNELKNKKESFPEVEVISWNEGTTQDLFPDLSAEVLFAGNGENEGIDFTLKFFKHRIFLMTSSSDYVEENLLKKTLDDVTIFKVPNWAIEDSLSEKLIQYVNPQISILFESEQHQPDPDIIYDLQDTWSEVFFTKKHGTITIKFTENNYEVFTFPVEKEDYS, from the coding sequence ATGAAATGGTTATTACTTATGGCAGCAATCTTTTTTCAGTTCACTTCGATTGGAAGTGCCTCTTCTTTTGAATATGGTAATGTCGAAAGTATCGACTTAAATTTGAACGACCATGAGATTGCTGTTACTTTTTTAGGTTTAGGTGATGGTGAGGCTACCCTTATTCAAGGCTCAAATGGAGAAAATATCTTGGTTAATATGGGTGGAGAAGAAACTGGTGAGGACTTAAGTGAAATACTGAAAACATACGGTGTCAAAGAAGTTTCAACACTAATCATTACAAATCGTCAAAATCTGTTTGTTGACCAACTTACTCAAATCATATCCAAATATAACGTAAAGAAATTGATTTCAACACCTGAGATAACAAACGAATTAAAAAATAAGAAGGAGTCCTTTCCCGAAGTAGAAGTTATATCATGGAATGAGGGCACAACTCAAGACTTATTCCCCGATTTATCCGCCGAGGTTCTATTTGCCGGAAATGGTGAGAATGAAGGAATTGATTTTACGCTTAAGTTTTTTAAACATCGGATTTTTTTAATGACTTCCTCTAGTGATTATGTAGAAGAAAATTTATTAAAGAAAACTTTAGATGACGTTACAATTTTTAAAGTACCTAACTGGGCTATAGAAGATTCGCTATCGGAGAAATTGATTCAATATGTGAATCCGCAAATATCGATTTTGTTTGAGTCAGAGCAACATCAGCCTGACCCTGATATTATCTATGATTTGCAGGATACATGGTCAGAAGTCTTTTTTACCAAAAAGCATGGGACGATAACAATAAAATTTACTGAAAATAACTATGAAGTATTCACCTTTCCTGTAGAAAAGGAAGACTATAGCTGA
- a CDS encoding YpmA family protein yields MDSKIEVLSTVKLQHSPDLYKIVDALNRTLKQQDLMFGLALDKKDQSKAIFTIYRT; encoded by the coding sequence ATGGATTCAAAAATAGAAGTCCTCTCGACTGTAAAGCTTCAGCATAGTCCGGACTTATACAAAATTGTTGATGCCCTTAACCGAACATTAAAACAACAGGACCTAATGTTCGGCTTGGCACTCGACAAAAAAGATCAAAGTAAAGCCATTTTTACGATTTATCGTACATAA
- a CDS encoding DUF5590 domain-containing protein, giving the protein MKKIILFLVLFIAICVGVFVKVYASAQEPLNTAQEKAVSLAKEKVEISEVEDFHIYHGTETVSVLEGKNKKGENIIVWIPQKSKKVIWDKRKNGISKEDAVQRLLEEKRPKKIISVKLGMENNIPLWEIYYRSENNLINYYYVDFKTGEWLKKIENL; this is encoded by the coding sequence ATGAAGAAAATAATTTTATTTCTAGTTTTATTTATTGCCATATGTGTAGGGGTTTTTGTTAAAGTATATGCAAGTGCCCAGGAGCCTCTAAATACAGCACAAGAAAAAGCTGTTTCATTGGCTAAAGAAAAGGTCGAGATTAGTGAGGTGGAGGATTTCCATATCTACCACGGAACAGAAACCGTAAGTGTTCTCGAAGGGAAAAATAAAAAAGGTGAAAATATCATCGTATGGATTCCTCAGAAGAGCAAGAAGGTAATTTGGGATAAACGGAAAAATGGAATCTCAAAAGAAGATGCTGTACAGAGACTTTTGGAAGAGAAAAGGCCAAAAAAGATTATCTCAGTTAAATTAGGGATGGAAAATAATATCCCATTATGGGAAATATATTACCGTTCTGAAAATAATTTAATAAATTATTATTATGTTGATTTTAAAACAGGTGAATGGCTAAAAAAAATCGAAAATTTATAG
- a CDS encoding pyridoxal phosphate-dependent aminotransferase, translated as MAVKLANRVLSLTPSTTLAITAKAKELKDQGVDVIGLGAGEPDYNTPQHILDAATRSMNEGHTKYTPSAGLPALKKAIIEKFERDQGLSYKLNEIIVGNGAKHVLYTLFQVLLNEGDEVIIPTPYWVSYPEQVKLAGGVPVYVDGLESQSFKITPEQLGSVISERTRAVIINSPSNPTGVIYTAEELQELGKLCLEKNILIVSDEIYEKLIYGENKHVSVAQLSPELKEQTIVINGVSKSHSMTGWRIGYAAGNREIIEAMTNLASHSTSNPTTTAQYASIAAYNGPQEPVEEMRQAFEHRLEVIYNQLVSIPGFTCVKPQGAFYLYPNVKEAAEITGYPDVDAFVEALLVEAKVAVIPGSGFGTPDNIRLSYATSLDLLEKAVARMKEFVESKRQD; from the coding sequence ATGGCAGTTAAATTAGCAAATAGGGTACTATCACTAACACCGTCAACCACATTAGCAATTACAGCAAAGGCAAAAGAACTAAAGGATCAAGGGGTGGATGTGATTGGTTTAGGTGCTGGTGAGCCCGATTATAACACTCCACAGCATATTTTAGATGCTGCAACAAGGTCTATGAATGAAGGGCATACAAAGTACACTCCTTCAGCAGGCTTACCAGCATTAAAGAAAGCCATTATTGAAAAATTTGAACGAGACCAAGGTCTTTCCTATAAACTAAATGAAATCATCGTAGGAAACGGTGCGAAACATGTGTTATATACGCTTTTTCAAGTGCTCTTAAATGAAGGTGATGAGGTTATTATCCCGACGCCTTATTGGGTAAGTTACCCTGAACAAGTTAAATTAGCGGGCGGCGTTCCTGTATACGTTGATGGATTAGAGTCACAAAGTTTTAAGATTACACCTGAACAGTTAGGTTCGGTCATTTCGGAAAGAACGAGAGCAGTTATTATCAACTCGCCAAGTAATCCGACAGGTGTTATTTATACAGCGGAGGAACTGCAGGAATTAGGTAAATTATGCCTCGAAAAAAATATATTAATCGTTTCGGATGAGATTTATGAAAAGCTTATATATGGTGAAAATAAACATGTATCGGTTGCGCAGCTATCTCCAGAATTAAAGGAACAGACCATTGTAATTAATGGAGTTTCGAAATCACACTCTATGACAGGATGGCGTATTGGCTATGCTGCAGGCAATAGGGAGATTATCGAGGCGATGACCAATCTTGCGAGTCATAGTACCTCTAATCCTACGACAACTGCACAGTATGCCTCTATTGCAGCCTATAATGGTCCTCAGGAGCCAGTAGAGGAAATGCGGCAGGCATTTGAACATCGGTTAGAAGTGATTTATAATCAATTAGTTTCAATTCCCGGTTTCACCTGTGTAAAGCCTCAAGGAGCTTTTTACTTATATCCAAATGTTAAGGAAGCAGCTGAAATAACAGGATATCCGGATGTTGATGCATTTGTTGAAGCGTTATTAGTAGAGGCTAAGGTAGCGGTGATTCCAGGCTCTGGGTTCGGTACTCCAGACAATATCCGTCTGTCCTATGCAACCTCTCTAGATTTACTAGAGAAAGCTGTAGCAAGAATGAAGGAATTTGTTGAATCAAAACGTCAAGATTAA
- a CDS encoding DnaD domain-containing protein — MKTNILSWLQEGNITVPAVLLSEYRNMNLNEYELVLLLNIITFLEKGNDFPTPEELSSRMTITVSECNDILRRLIQKGFIEIIDEYSQDGIRFEKYSVQPLWERLVEQFLMKNKQSEEVTKKADESDLYTCFEKEFGRPLSPFECESLAMWMDDDHHDPIIIKAALRESVMSGKLNFRYIDRILFEWKKNGIKTIEQAKNHGRKFRQKQTPNRPAQDTQASTTTSVPFYNWLEQ; from the coding sequence ATGAAAACAAATATATTATCATGGCTTCAGGAAGGTAATATAACAGTTCCCGCTGTATTACTTTCTGAGTACCGAAATATGAATCTTAATGAATATGAACTTGTTCTTTTATTAAATATTATTACCTTTTTAGAAAAGGGAAATGACTTCCCTACCCCAGAAGAGCTTTCCTCACGTATGACGATTACCGTTTCGGAATGCAACGATATTCTGCGAAGATTAATCCAAAAAGGGTTTATTGAAATCATAGATGAATACTCTCAAGATGGAATCAGGTTTGAAAAATACTCCGTTCAACCTTTATGGGAACGACTTGTTGAACAATTTTTAATGAAAAATAAACAGTCAGAAGAAGTTACCAAGAAAGCAGACGAAAGCGATCTTTACACGTGTTTTGAGAAGGAATTTGGCCGTCCTCTATCCCCGTTTGAATGTGAATCGTTAGCTATGTGGATGGATGATGACCACCATGATCCCATTATCATAAAGGCAGCACTTAGAGAATCGGTCATGTCAGGAAAGTTAAATTTCCGGTATATTGACAGGATTCTTTTTGAATGGAAAAAGAATGGGATAAAAACGATTGAACAGGCTAAAAATCATGGACGAAAGTTTCGCCAAAAGCAAACACCAAATAGACCTGCTCAAGATACTCAAGCCTCTACAACTACTTCCGTGCCATTTTACAATTGGCTCGAGCAATAA
- the nth gene encoding endonuclease III → MLNNTQIRFCLDKMDEMFPEAHCELVHSNPFELVIAVALSAQCTDVLVNKVTKELFKKYKTPEDYLSVPIEELQNDIRSIGLYRNKAKNIQSLCRLLLDEYDGEVPRDRDELTKLPGVGRKTANVVVSVAFNIPAIAVDTHVERVSKRLGICRWKDSVLEVEKTLMKKVPKDEWSVTHHRLIFFGRYHCKAQNPQCPSCPLLELCREGKKRMKARDIVNG, encoded by the coding sequence TTGTTAAACAATACACAAATACGTTTTTGTCTAGATAAAATGGACGAAATGTTCCCTGAAGCACATTGTGAACTAGTACATTCAAATCCATTTGAGCTGGTCATTGCTGTGGCATTGTCTGCTCAATGTACGGATGTCCTTGTCAATAAGGTGACCAAGGAATTATTTAAAAAGTACAAAACTCCTGAAGATTATTTAAGTGTACCAATAGAGGAACTGCAAAATGATATACGCTCTATCGGACTCTACAGAAACAAAGCAAAAAATATCCAAAGTTTGTGCCGATTACTTTTGGATGAATACGATGGTGAAGTACCGCGTGATCGTGATGAATTAACAAAACTTCCTGGTGTTGGCAGAAAAACGGCAAATGTTGTTGTATCGGTAGCATTTAATATTCCTGCTATCGCGGTGGATACACATGTCGAGAGGGTAAGTAAGCGTCTTGGAATATGCCGCTGGAAGGATTCCGTATTAGAAGTTGAAAAGACATTAATGAAAAAAGTACCCAAGGACGAGTGGTCTGTTACTCATCATAGATTAATTTTCTTCGGAAGGTATCATTGCAAAGCACAAAACCCACAATGTCCTAGCTGTCCATTATTAGAGCTTTGCAGGGAAGGTAAAAAGAGAATGAAAGCGAGGGATATAGTGAATGGATAA
- a CDS encoding YpoC family protein, with amino-acid sequence MDKLIIPYLEELELEASEVNISFLLSKWDGVKSDLETLYGNRDQQATLQLMKKGIIYFIQFLYWSNDRQVNSKEPIPLNQFEIKPVNFEERLTYILSRPNLFHSYRQLSELFTEQEKLFAKKNIVKKRLSQKG; translated from the coding sequence ATGGATAAACTAATCATCCCTTATCTAGAGGAACTGGAATTAGAAGCTTCGGAAGTGAATATTTCTTTCTTATTATCGAAATGGGACGGAGTGAAATCTGACCTTGAAACTCTTTATGGTAATCGAGATCAACAAGCCACACTTCAATTAATGAAGAAAGGGATTATCTATTTTATTCAATTTTTATATTGGTCAAATGATAGACAAGTTAATTCAAAGGAACCTATCCCTTTAAATCAATTTGAGATAAAACCGGTTAATTTCGAAGAAAGATTAACATATATACTTTCTAGGCCCAACTTATTTCATTCTTACCGCCAGCTCTCCGAGTTGTTTACGGAGCAAGAAAAACTATTTGCTAAAAAAAATATCGTAAAAAAGCGTCTAAGCCAAAAGGGCTAG